From a single Brassica rapa cultivar Chiifu-401-42 chromosome A01, CAAS_Brap_v3.01, whole genome shotgun sequence genomic region:
- the LOC103841913 gene encoding C2 domain-containing protein At1g53590 isoform X1, with the protein MECSVFHHVVIVLMFLWLLSYLNRSHALFYFLALVYLYLVHERYVMRLRKKLQFEERKQANQKRVLSDSESVRWLNHAVEKIWPICMEQIASQKILRPIIPWFLDKYRPWTAKEALIQHLYLGRNPPLLTDIRVLRQSTGDDHLVLELGMNFLTADDMSAILAVKLRKRLGFGMWTKLHLTGMHVEGKVLVGVKFLRRWPFLGRLRVCFAEPPYFQMNVKPIFTHGVDVTVLPGIAGWLDKLLSIAFEQTLVEPNMLVVDMEKFVSPQSGENWFFVDEKEPVAHALVEVVEASDVKPSDLNGLSDPYVKGQLGAYRFKTKILKKTLSPKWQEEFKIPILTWDSPNILNIEVQDKDRFSDDSLGDCSVNIAEFRGGERNDMWLPLQNIKMGRLHLAITVTEEEAKVDDDDDPFEGATISKEDMWASFANDDANRGSFSSVVSDKSPRVRDNLEPINIEGQEETGIWVHQPGTEVSQIWEPRKGKSRCVDNNIRGVTLEASTGSNESSSPDENQEGKNKARSVGKGLKKVFHRNGKKEESGNVEEDVRSPRVNLKALNRKDVGVKYIVEDRLSGPLTGRSPRGESFGSEDAQNKGHMKDVAKSILKHAEKSARHIKHAFSRKGSRKSRDDECSTVPENESVFGSECQFEYSDDDDTADVSVQGTPRKAKDEGKGVRAGEDGLVNTSANSKEDSRGVTHMDASAGAEKVFTPKKVQ; encoded by the exons ATGGAGTGTTCGGTGTTCCATCACGTGGTGATTGTGTTGATGTTTCTTTGGCTTCTCTCTTACTTGAATCGATCACACGCCCTTTTCTATTTCCTCGCTCTCGTTTACCTCTACTTG GTTCATGAGCGTTACGTGATGAGGTTGAGGAAGAAGTTGCAGTTTGAAGAGAGGAAGCAAGCTAACCAGAAACgg GTTCTATCTGATTCTGAATCGGTGCGGTGGTTGAATCATGCCGTGGAGAAGATATGGCCTATTTGTATGGAACAGATTGCTTCTCAGAAGATTCTTCGTCCCATCATACCTTGGTTCTTGGACAAGTATAGACCTTGGACCGCG AAAGAGGCTTTGATACAACATCTCTATTTGGGAAGAAACCCTCCTTTGTTGACTGATATAAGAGTGCTAAGGCAATCTACTGGTGATGATCACTTG gtgcTGGAACTTGGAATGAACTTCCTCACAGCAGATGATATGAGCGCAATACTCGCTGTGAAGTTGAGGAAAAGACTTGGGTTTGGGATGTGGACCAAGTTACATCTCACAGGGATGCATGTTGAAGGAaag GTGTTGGTTGGAGTGAAGTTCCTTCGTAGATGGCCGTTTCTGGGGCGGTTACGCGTCTGTTTTGCAGAGCCGCCTTATTTCCAAATGAATGTGAAACCAATCTTCACTCACGGAGTTGATGTTACTGTCCTTCCAGGGATTGCAGGATGGCTT GACAAACTCTTGTCTATTGCATTTGAGCAGACTCTTGTTGAG CCAAATATGCTTGTAGTTGATATGGAGAAGTTTGTTAGCCCACAATCAGGAG AGAATTGGTTCTTTGTTGATGAGAAAGAACCAGTTGCACACGCTCTTGTTGAAGTCGTTGAAGCATCTGATGTTAAACCATCAGATCTAAACG GTTTATCTGATCCTTACGTGAAAGGCCAGCTCGGCGCATACAGATTCAAAACCAAGATACTAAAGAAAACACTCTCTCCCAAATGGCAAGAAGAGTTCAAGATCCCAATCTTGACGTGGGACTCTCCAAACATCCTCAACATCGAAGTCCAAGACAAAGACCGGTTCAGCGACGACAGCCTCGGCGACTGTTCAGTCAACATCGCAGAGTTTAGAGGTGGGGAGAGAAACGACATGTGGCTGCCTCTCCAGAACATCAAGATGGGGAGGCTCCACCTCGCTATTACAGTAACCGAGGAGGAAGCAAaggtggatgatgatgatgatccgtTTGAAGGAGCGACGATAAGTAAAGAAGACATGTGGGCTTCCTTTGCTAATGATGATGCAAATAGAGGCTCATTCTCTTCGGTGGTGTCTGATAAGTCTCCGAGAGTTAGGGATAATCTTGAACCGATTAACATTGAAGGACAAGAAGAGACTGGGATATGGGTGCATCAGCCAGGGACTGAAGTCTCTCAGATATGGGAGCCAAGAAAAGGCAAGAGTCGATGCGTTGACAACAACATACGTGGAGTTACTCTTGAGGCTTCTACTGGTAGTAATGAAAGCAGCAGTCCTGATGAGAACCAGGAAGGGAAGAACAAAGCGAGGTCTGTTGGTAAAGGATTGAAGAAAGTGTTTCATAGGAATGGGAAGAAGGAAGAGTCTGGGAACGTGGAGGAGGATGTGAGGTCTCCTAGGGTCAACTTGAAGGCGTTGAACCGAAAGGATGTTGGCGTTAAGTACATAGTTGAAGACCGTTTGTCTGGGCCTTTGACGGGGAGAAGTCCGAGAGGTGAGAGCTTTGGCTCTGAGGATGCTCAGAACAAGGGACATATGAAGGATGTTGCCAAGAGCATTCTGAAACACGCTGAGAAGTCTGCAAGGCATATAAAGCACGCGTTTTCGCGTAAAGGGTCGAGGAAGTCGAGAGATGATGAGTGCTCAACGGTTCCTGAGAATGAGTCTGTGTTTGGTTCAGAATGTCAGTTTGAATATTCTGACGATGATGATACTGCAGATGTCAGTGTGCAGGGGACACCAAGGAAAGCAAAAGATGAAGGTAAAGGTGTGAGGGCAGGAGAAGATGGTCttgtgaatacatcagcaaacTCTAAAGAAGATTCTAGAGGTGTTACACATATGGATGCTTCTGCTGGAGCTGAGAAAGTCTTTACGCCAAAAAAAGTCCAATGA
- the LOC103841913 gene encoding C2 domain-containing protein At1g53590 isoform X2, with amino-acid sequence MAYLYGTDCFSEDSSSHHTLVLGQKEALIQHLYLGRNPPLLTDIRVLRQSTGDDHLVLELGMNFLTADDMSAILAVKLRKRLGFGMWTKLHLTGMHVEGKVLVGVKFLRRWPFLGRLRVCFAEPPYFQMNVKPIFTHGVDVTVLPGIAGWLDKLLSIAFEQTLVEPNMLVVDMEKFVSPQSGENWFFVDEKEPVAHALVEVVEASDVKPSDLNGLSDPYVKGQLGAYRFKTKILKKTLSPKWQEEFKIPILTWDSPNILNIEVQDKDRFSDDSLGDCSVNIAEFRGGERNDMWLPLQNIKMGRLHLAITVTEEEAKVDDDDDPFEGATISKEDMWASFANDDANRGSFSSVVSDKSPRVRDNLEPINIEGQEETGIWVHQPGTEVSQIWEPRKGKSRCVDNNIRGVTLEASTGSNESSSPDENQEGKNKARSVGKGLKKVFHRNGKKEESGNVEEDVRSPRVNLKALNRKDVGVKYIVEDRLSGPLTGRSPRGESFGSEDAQNKGHMKDVAKSILKHAEKSARHIKHAFSRKGSRKSRDDECSTVPENESVFGSECQFEYSDDDDTADVSVQGTPRKAKDEGKGVRAGEDGLVNTSANSKEDSRGVTHMDASAGAEKVFTPKKVQ; translated from the exons ATGGCCTATTTGTATGGAACAGATTGCTTCTCAGAAGATTCTTCGTCCCATCATACCTTGGTTCTTGGACAA AAAGAGGCTTTGATACAACATCTCTATTTGGGAAGAAACCCTCCTTTGTTGACTGATATAAGAGTGCTAAGGCAATCTACTGGTGATGATCACTTG gtgcTGGAACTTGGAATGAACTTCCTCACAGCAGATGATATGAGCGCAATACTCGCTGTGAAGTTGAGGAAAAGACTTGGGTTTGGGATGTGGACCAAGTTACATCTCACAGGGATGCATGTTGAAGGAaag GTGTTGGTTGGAGTGAAGTTCCTTCGTAGATGGCCGTTTCTGGGGCGGTTACGCGTCTGTTTTGCAGAGCCGCCTTATTTCCAAATGAATGTGAAACCAATCTTCACTCACGGAGTTGATGTTACTGTCCTTCCAGGGATTGCAGGATGGCTT GACAAACTCTTGTCTATTGCATTTGAGCAGACTCTTGTTGAG CCAAATATGCTTGTAGTTGATATGGAGAAGTTTGTTAGCCCACAATCAGGAG AGAATTGGTTCTTTGTTGATGAGAAAGAACCAGTTGCACACGCTCTTGTTGAAGTCGTTGAAGCATCTGATGTTAAACCATCAGATCTAAACG GTTTATCTGATCCTTACGTGAAAGGCCAGCTCGGCGCATACAGATTCAAAACCAAGATACTAAAGAAAACACTCTCTCCCAAATGGCAAGAAGAGTTCAAGATCCCAATCTTGACGTGGGACTCTCCAAACATCCTCAACATCGAAGTCCAAGACAAAGACCGGTTCAGCGACGACAGCCTCGGCGACTGTTCAGTCAACATCGCAGAGTTTAGAGGTGGGGAGAGAAACGACATGTGGCTGCCTCTCCAGAACATCAAGATGGGGAGGCTCCACCTCGCTATTACAGTAACCGAGGAGGAAGCAAaggtggatgatgatgatgatccgtTTGAAGGAGCGACGATAAGTAAAGAAGACATGTGGGCTTCCTTTGCTAATGATGATGCAAATAGAGGCTCATTCTCTTCGGTGGTGTCTGATAAGTCTCCGAGAGTTAGGGATAATCTTGAACCGATTAACATTGAAGGACAAGAAGAGACTGGGATATGGGTGCATCAGCCAGGGACTGAAGTCTCTCAGATATGGGAGCCAAGAAAAGGCAAGAGTCGATGCGTTGACAACAACATACGTGGAGTTACTCTTGAGGCTTCTACTGGTAGTAATGAAAGCAGCAGTCCTGATGAGAACCAGGAAGGGAAGAACAAAGCGAGGTCTGTTGGTAAAGGATTGAAGAAAGTGTTTCATAGGAATGGGAAGAAGGAAGAGTCTGGGAACGTGGAGGAGGATGTGAGGTCTCCTAGGGTCAACTTGAAGGCGTTGAACCGAAAGGATGTTGGCGTTAAGTACATAGTTGAAGACCGTTTGTCTGGGCCTTTGACGGGGAGAAGTCCGAGAGGTGAGAGCTTTGGCTCTGAGGATGCTCAGAACAAGGGACATATGAAGGATGTTGCCAAGAGCATTCTGAAACACGCTGAGAAGTCTGCAAGGCATATAAAGCACGCGTTTTCGCGTAAAGGGTCGAGGAAGTCGAGAGATGATGAGTGCTCAACGGTTCCTGAGAATGAGTCTGTGTTTGGTTCAGAATGTCAGTTTGAATATTCTGACGATGATGATACTGCAGATGTCAGTGTGCAGGGGACACCAAGGAAAGCAAAAGATGAAGGTAAAGGTGTGAGGGCAGGAGAAGATGGTCttgtgaatacatcagcaaacTCTAAAGAAGATTCTAGAGGTGTTACACATATGGATGCTTCTGCTGGAGCTGAGAAAGTCTTTACGCCAAAAAAAGTCCAATGA
- the LOC103841923 gene encoding uncharacterized protein LOC103841923, with protein MASVQYGMDQGMEIFNNELMIMSFLEEESPLDNHSSINKEKEEELNRVIRSLEVEINSSSSSPMESRENDLQQEKSGIEDDFGWLKDFDIGLMSSQNDDEMMNWCTELSYMDGVDSSVLEIEGGDYYSHINYGLTFEEPTLSLWQENM; from the coding sequence ATGGCGTCTGTTCAATATGGTATGGATCAAGGAATGGAGATTTTTAACAATGAGCTTATGATCATGTCGTTTCTGGAAGAAGAATCGCCTCTCGATAATCATAGCAGCATcaacaaagagaaagaagaggaaCTAAACCGCGTGATTAGATCTTTAGAAGTGGAGATCAACTCGAGTTCTTCTTCTCCCATGGAATCTCGGGAAAATGATCTTCAACAGGAGAAATCCGGCATTGAAGATGATTTCGGGTGGCTTAAGGACTTTGATATTGGTTTGATGTCGTCGCAAAATGATGACGAGATGATGAATTGGTGTACGGAACTTTCTTACATGGATGGTGTAGATAGTAGTGTTCTTGAGATTGAAGGTGGTGATTATTATTCTCATATTAATTATGGACTTACATTTGAGGAACCAACTCTTTCTCTATGGCAAGAGAATATGTAG
- the LOC103844604 gene encoding terpenoid synthase 25: MKPKVRDILMCPHSSDKEKIPIVHLLISLAIAHYFESEIEEILHHAFQNLDDLISEEDDLETIAIMFEVFRLYGHKMSCDVFERFKTEEGKFKQSLAHDVRGMLQLYESAHLGLPSEDIMDEALTFTRHHLGMLTGQETNPNLFKQIDHALYRARYHSIEIVVARQYISFYGQEEVHDKMLLKFAKLNFNFCQMHYTKELKIMTKWWKEIGMAPKLSYIRDRIVEVFLFAVGMFFEPRYSLARIHATKFSMLVTALDDTCDAYATLREVISLHDAFQRWDLGAMEELPSYMRILYQNMLETVEDIDREMKARGKFGSLQPTIDETKSLMILYLATSKWARAGHVPSFEDYMEVGSSASGLHDFAAYGYISVDDCDKKQLHEWFNSRPKIFEALNTVFRLRNDIVTFEQEMSRGEVANGVNCYMKQHGVTKEAAVDVLRKMERENYKIMMEEFVSSKAVPRQILVRAVNTARVIDLFYKEGDGFGHPDQKIKDILASLFLHPIPLSKLMKVRVNLGDI, from the exons ATGAAACCAAAGGTAAGAGACATCCTCATGTGTCCTCACAGTAGCGacaaggagaagattcctattGTCCATTTGCTTATCAGCCTTGCTATTGCTCATTATTTTGAGAGTGAAATTGAAGAAATTCTACACCATGCTTTCCAAAATCTGGACGACTTAATATCAGAAGAAGATGATCTGGAAACAATTGCAATCATGTTTGAAGTTTTCAGACTATATGGACACAAGATGTCTTGCg ATGTGTTTGAGAGATTCAAAACTGAAGAGGGGAAATTTAAGCAAAGTCTGGCGCATGATGTTAGAGGAATGCTACAGTTGTATGAATCAGCGCATCTGGGACTACCATCTGAAGATATAATGGACGAGGCATTGACTTTTACGCGGCACCACTTGGGGATGTTGACTGGCCAAGAAACTAACCCAAATCTCTTTAAGCAGATAGACCACGCATTGTATAGAGCTCGATATCATAGCATAGAAATAGTGGTTGCACGACAATACATCTCTTTTTACGGACAAGAGGAGGTCCACGACAAGATGCTCCTCAAATTTGCAAAGCTCAACTTCAACTTTTGCCAAATGCACTACACCAAAGAGCTTAAGATAATGACCAA ATGGTGGAAAGAGATAGGCATGGCGCCTAAGCTATCTTACATAAGGGACCGAATTGTGGAGGTCTTTCTTTTTGCAGTAGGAATGTTTTTCGAGCCAAGGTATTCACTTGCAAGAATTCATGCCACTAAATTTTCAATGCTCGTGACTGCTCTGGATGATACATGTGATGCATATGCTACTCTTCGGGAAGTTATTAGTCTTCATGATGCTTTCCAGAG GTGGGATCTTGGGGCCATGGAAGAACTACCAAGCTATATGAGAATCCTCTACCAAAATATGTTAGAAACAGTTGAAGATATTGATCGAGAAATGAAAGCTCGAGGAAAGTTCGGTAGTCTGCAACCAACTATAGATGAG ACTAAGAGTCTGATGATATTGTATCTGGCGACATCAAAATGGGCACGCGCAGGTCACGTGCCAAGCTTTGAGGATTACATGGAGGTTGGGAGCTCCGCATCTGGACTGCATGACTTTGCAGCCTACGGATATATATCGGTGGATGACTGTGATAAGAAGCAATTGCATGAGTGGTTCAACTCCAGACCCAAAATATTTGAAGCTTTAAATACTGTATTTCGTCTTAGAAATGACATTGTCACTTTTGAG CAAGAAATGAGCAGAGGGGAGGTGGCGAATGGCGTCAACTGTTACATGAAGCAACATGGTGTCACCAAAGAAGCAGCGGTTGACGTATTGAGGAAGATGGAACGCGAGAATTATAAGATAATGATGGAGGAATTTGTTTCTTCAAAAGCTGTGCCACGACAGATTCTGGTGCGAGCCGTCAACACTGCTCGTGTGATTGATTTGTTTTACAAGGAAGGTGATGGATTTGGTCATCctgatcaaaagataaaagacaTTCTTGCCTCTTTGTTCCTCCATCCAATTCCTCTTTCAAAACTTATGAAAGTTCGAGTGAATTTGGGAGATATATAA